In Hippocampus zosterae strain Florida chromosome 3, ASM2543408v3, whole genome shotgun sequence, a genomic segment contains:
- the LOC127598312 gene encoding uncharacterized protein LOC127598312 isoform X2 has product MSDEIDLFWESLISSGRGKRQTKSKKSKNGSKRTNNITLNTNDIIPKKKKKSMFNEVMQSKKDKKKKKKKLLDLNSLLGSSDTTATSELKPDLSNLRSSSNIRKQKSDHSIKDSKKKRQKKKKVAFDLPHDNACVKRPTFATAHPKFTKKCTGLEKAAVTDVERASPVSEIEQHHSQLQDNDIPWDENNSQDLFITQKTCRSSSSDSGEEASDKSTTTTSQQTEILDNCLDQIKYVDKDSCRCSQKKKRQKTVKARSAEKDRLHSRKKKYSFQTEGASPTKCLCSFHSSPKVMNLYMDKMAIDACAPKVTKSKQYHHQEIQPAFSRSLHIPFRPTMCTSTQTENFFTDELSSYFAFSTKKRLALCSDLVKPLDLSLPQRARKDLNRCSYVKVSSEVKVDEKWAENKPSAGEIHAPPFCCSSMKDLEMKKELCGSEKGRGETAPNPLTESDPKSGDTTTSSDYNEPSGQSKKVDLNQVRPVQMRLNESFFFKTKGDGHSPRPESPLMKLSQSRVNEKDMRGKRGR; this is encoded by the coding sequence ATGTCGGACGAGATTGACCTCTTTTGGGAGTCCCTGATTTCATCTGGGAGAGGTAAAAGGCAAACGAAATCAAAGAAGAGCAAAAATGGgtcaaaaagaacaaacaacatAACCTTAAACACGAATGACATCATccctaagaaaaagaaaaagtccatGTTCAACGAAGTAATGCAAtcaaagaaagacaagaagaagaaaaagaagaagctaCTGGATTTAAACAGTTTACTTGGCAGCAGCGATACTacagcaacatcggaactgaaacCTGACCTGTCAAATTTGAGAAGCAGCAGCAACATAAGGAAACAGAAGTCAGATCATAGTATTAAGGACTCCAAGAAAAAACgccagaagaaaaagaaagtggcATTTGATTTGCCACATGACAACGCTTGTGTCAAACGTCCCACTTTTGCCACTGCGCATCCCAAGTTCACGAAAAAGTGTACCGGGCTGGAGAAAGCTGCCGTAACCGATGTTGAGCGGGCTTCTCCGGTTAGCGAAATAGAACAGCATCATTCTCAACTACAAGATAACGACATTCCCTGGGATGAAAACAACAGCCAGGATTTGTTTATCACCCAAAAGACATGCAGATCATCCTCTTCAGACTCCGGCGAGGAGGCTAGTGACAAATCGACTACTACCACTTCGCAACAAACAGAAATATTAGATAACTGTTTGGACCAGATAAAATACGTTGACAAGGATTCTTGTCGGTGTTCCCAAAAAAAGAAGCGACAGAAGACAGTGAAGGCAAGAAGCGCAGAGAAAGACAGATTGCAcagcagaaagaagaaatattCCTTCCAAACAGAAGGAGCAAGCCCCACCAAGTGTCTGTGCTCTTTTCATTCAAGTCCTAAAGTGATGAATCTTTACATGGACAAGATGGCCATTGATGCTTGTGCACCGAAGGTTACAAAATCAAAGCAGTATCACCACCAGGAAATTCAGCCGGCTTTTTCACGCTCGCTCCACATACCCTTCAGACCAACAATGTGCACCTCTACCCAGACAGAGAACTTTTTCACTGATGAACTGTCCTCCTACTTTGCTTTCTCCACAAAGAAAAGACTGGCTTTGTGTTCTGATCTCGTGAAGCCTTTGGATCTGAGCTTGCCACAAAGGGCCAGGAAAGACCTCAACAGGTGTTCGTATGTGAAGGTGTCAAGTGAAGTCAAAGTGGATGAGAAGTGGGCTGAAAACAAACCGTCAGCCGGAGAGATCCATGCGCCTCCATTCTGTTGTTCATCCATGAAAGATCTGGAGATGAAGAAAGAGCTTTGTGGTAGTGAGAAGGGGAGAGGCGAGACCGCACCGAATCCTCTGACGGAGTCGGACCCCAAGTCGGGTGACACGACGACCTCCAGCGACTACAATGAGCCGTCAGGCCAAAGCAAAAAGGTTGACCTGAACCAG